The proteins below come from a single Actinomycetota bacterium genomic window:
- the thiD gene encoding bifunctional hydroxymethylpyrimidine kinase/phosphomethylpyrimidine kinase, which translates to MDVKKILLIGGTDPSGGAGVVLDSFIAAELNAFPYAVVTAVIAQSSTGVFAIQKLDTEIIEAQLEAVLSEGGIAAVKSGVLHSKEAILVLSTTLERLLDIPFVLDPVLVSSSGTKLLSEDGIGFLKERLFPKATIVTPNLEEAEALSKIKIDSQADIKRAADIILESGPKWVLVKGGHLEGDYALDYLFGEQDAVFALPRIERGEDVRGTGCIFATSLAVNLLNRKEVAEAVQLAKENTLNKIRSALHIGRGRPQISFIR; encoded by the coding sequence ATGGACGTAAAAAAGATCCTATTGATCGGAGGAACCGATCCAAGCGGCGGGGCGGGAGTTGTCCTCGACTCCTTCATAGCGGCTGAGCTTAACGCCTTTCCCTACGCGGTCGTAACTGCAGTCATAGCCCAAAGCAGCACGGGCGTTTTTGCAATCCAAAAGCTCGATACCGAAATCATAGAAGCTCAACTGGAGGCAGTCCTCTCAGAGGGCGGAATCGCCGCCGTAAAGAGCGGGGTGCTCCACTCCAAAGAGGCCATATTGGTCCTCTCAACCACCCTTGAGAGACTTTTAGATATCCCCTTCGTCCTCGATCCCGTTCTTGTCTCATCCAGCGGAACCAAGCTTCTAAGCGAGGACGGAATCGGTTTTTTAAAAGAGCGCCTCTTCCCCAAGGCGACCATAGTCACCCCAAACCTTGAAGAAGCCGAGGCCCTTTCCAAGATAAAGATCGACTCACAAGCGGATATCAAGCGGGCGGCGGATATCATATTGGAATCTGGTCCCAAGTGGGTTCTAGTAAAAGGTGGCCATCTCGAAGGGGATTACGCCTTGGACTACCTTTTTGGCGAGCAAGACGCCGTCTTTGCCTTGCCAAGAATCGAGAGGGGAGAGGATGTTCGGGGGACCGGTTGCATTTTTGCGACCTCACTTGCGGTAAACCTCCTCAATAGGAAGGAGGTTGCTGAGGCGGTTCAACTGGCCAAAGAAAACACTTTAAATAAGATACGCTCGGCTCTGCATATCGGTCGAGGCCGCCCGCAGATTTCATTCATTCGCTAA
- the coaD gene encoding pantetheine-phosphate adenylyltransferase, producing the protein MNIAVCPGSFDPVTSGHLDIISRASRLFDRVIVGVYTNAKNDPLFTLDERLTFIRQAIEGDRTLSNVKVESFNSLLVNFARNHGASAIVKGLRAVSDFEHEFQMAQLNLKLEPKIETIFMMASTKYAYLSSSAVKEIAKFSGCVDGLVTEEVKIGLKKAFAS; encoded by the coding sequence ATGAATATAGCCGTATGTCCGGGCAGCTTTGACCCGGTAACCAGCGGTCATCTTGATATTATTTCAAGGGCTTCAAGATTATTTGACCGCGTTATAGTGGGCGTTTACACGAACGCCAAGAATGATCCCCTCTTCACCTTGGACGAGAGGCTCACCTTCATAAGGCAAGCCATAGAGGGTGATAGGACCTTAAGCAACGTCAAGGTCGAGTCGTTCAACAGTCTTCTGGTAAATTTTGCTCGAAATCATGGAGCGAGCGCCATAGTCAAAGGTTTAAGGGCCGTCTCTGATTTTGAGCACGAATTTCAGATGGCTCAACTCAACTTGAAGCTGGAGCCCAAGATAGAGACGATCTTCATGATGGCGAGCACAAAGTACGCCTATTTGAGCTCGAGCGCCGTGAAAGAGATAGCAAAGTTTTCTGGTTGCGTGGATGGCCTGGTAACCGAGGAGGTCAAGATTGGTCTTAAGAAGGCTTTTGCCAGTTAA
- a CDS encoding DegV family protein — MDQIAIVTDSTADLGEGYYLEHNVTMVPLSVRFEKEFYKDWVEMGPEAFYAKLKASEVIPKTSQPTVAEFEKVFKELSKNHDRIISIHISGALSGTTQSAQIAAESAPAQVSVIDGRQGSLATGLLVDIAVRARDDGKCADEIVEMLKRAAAGITILFMVDTLKYLHLGGRIGKANALAGSLLNIKPILTLEDGVVTPFKKMKGAKKAMVEMVSELKSQIDQLRPYYLMLADADAFENISYLKGLIESEKLRPSRFIEGKIGPVIGTYVGPGAVALVFYQEPQS; from the coding sequence ATGGATCAGATTGCCATAGTTACCGATAGCACGGCCGACCTGGGCGAGGGTTATTACCTGGAGCATAACGTGACGATGGTTCCTCTTTCGGTCCGTTTTGAGAAGGAGTTCTATAAGGACTGGGTGGAAATGGGTCCGGAAGCCTTTTATGCAAAGCTTAAGGCCTCTGAGGTAATTCCAAAGACCTCTCAACCGACGGTGGCGGAGTTTGAAAAGGTCTTTAAGGAGCTCTCCAAAAATCACGATCGCATCATCTCCATCCATATCTCTGGAGCCTTAAGCGGGACCACTCAATCGGCTCAAATAGCCGCTGAAAGCGCGCCCGCCCAGGTCTCGGTCATAGATGGCCGCCAAGGGTCGCTCGCCACTGGACTTCTGGTTGATATCGCTGTCAGGGCGAGAGATGACGGCAAGTGTGCAGATGAGATAGTAGAAATGCTCAAACGCGCGGCGGCTGGCATAACCATACTTTTCATGGTCGATACCCTAAAATACCTCCATCTCGGCGGCCGGATAGGAAAGGCGAACGCCCTGGCCGGAAGCCTCTTGAATATCAAACCCATTCTGACCCTAGAGGATGGCGTTGTGACTCCCTTCAAGAAGATGAAGGGAGCAAAGAAGGCTATGGTTGAGATGGTAAGTGAGCTAAAGTCCCAGATAGATCAGCTGAGACCATACTATCTCATGCTGGCCGACGCCGACGCCTTTGAAAACATCTCATACTTGAAGGGACTCATCGAGTCCGAAAAATTAAGACCAAGCCGCTTCATAGAAGGCAAAATAGGTCCGGTTATAGGGACATACGTTGGGCCCGGAGCGGTCGCTCTCGTTTTCTATCAGGAGCCCCAATCATAG
- a CDS encoding DUF177 domain-containing protein, with the protein MMDPFKIDISALRQQPGESLKFKIDEETTLSSDRDGLRLKGPLRAEFTVENIGGDFLARGQAEATVDSVCARCLKDFGYGLKVEFLQLFVDDHLEGDDEAISVEGDVIDLKPVIEEALILDLPFNRICDPGCPGICPVCGQDLSEKKCDCKKSEIDIRFLKLLDLKDKLNSKDG; encoded by the coding sequence ATGATGGACCCCTTTAAAATCGATATCTCTGCCTTAAGACAGCAGCCGGGAGAGAGCCTAAAATTTAAGATCGATGAGGAAACGACCTTAAGCTCTGATAGAGACGGGCTGAGACTTAAAGGTCCACTCAGAGCGGAATTCACGGTCGAGAATATCGGCGGTGATTTTTTGGCAAGAGGCCAGGCGGAGGCGACGGTGGATTCGGTCTGCGCAAGGTGTCTTAAAGATTTCGGTTATGGATTAAAGGTCGAATTTTTGCAGTTGTTTGTGGATGATCATCTAGAGGGAGACGATGAGGCGATCAGCGTCGAAGGAGATGTGATAGATCTAAAGCCCGTGATAGAGGAGGCTCTGATACTGGACCTTCCCTTCAACAGGATATGCGATCCAGGTTGCCCAGGCATATGCCCAGTTTGCGGTCAGGACTTAAGCGAGAAGAAGTGCGATTGCAAAAAGAGCGAAATTGATATCAGGTTCTTAAAATTACTCGATTTAAAGGATAAATTAAATTCAAAGGATGGTTAG
- the rsmD gene encoding 16S rRNA (guanine(966)-N(2))-methyltransferase RsmD: MRVISGTAKGRKLYSPKGLDIRPTSDMVKESLFNMLNDKVQGCNVLDIFAGSGSIGIEALSRGANSVVFIDSSQDSVSAIKKNLELTGLPDRANIIRADALTTLSRKGLKGSKFELIFLDPPYKIDSDVLNSIFISLLNEGFLRQGSLIILEHSSKRDFSSPLEQIERRVVKKYGDQAISIFEAI, from the coding sequence TTGAGGGTTATATCGGGCACCGCCAAGGGAAGAAAGCTCTATTCTCCGAAGGGATTGGATATACGCCCAACTTCTGATATGGTCAAAGAGTCCTTGTTCAACATGCTCAACGATAAGGTCCAAGGCTGCAACGTGTTGGATATCTTTGCAGGCTCGGGCTCTATCGGCATCGAGGCCTTAAGCCGGGGGGCAAATTCTGTTGTCTTCATCGATTCCAGCCAGGATTCAGTTTCGGCAATAAAAAAGAATCTTGAACTTACCGGCCTTCCGGATAGGGCTAATATCATCAGAGCAGATGCTCTCACCACTTTGTCTAGAAAGGGTCTTAAGGGCTCTAAGTTCGAATTGATTTTTTTAGACCCTCCTTATAAAATTGACTCCGATGTGCTAAACTCCATATTTATAAGTCTTTTAAACGAAGGTTTTCTGCGCCAGGGCTCTTTGATCATCTTAGAGCACTCGTCGAAAAGAGATTTCTCTTCGCCTTTGGAGCAGATTGAGCGCAGAGTAGTCAAAAAATACGGTGATCAGGCCATAAGCATCTTTGAGGCTATTTGA
- a CDS encoding ATPase, with product MDISNLIDRLEDMVTTAKKVPFGAGVIINEQRIFEFVDEMRASLPDELKEARWIVKEKNEILAEAEKEANAIIDDAKRRALDMTSETEIVKLSEAQASEIITSAKEKEREIRLGAEDYADEMLANLEVNLGKLLSAVQRGRDRLQGKTQPRI from the coding sequence ATGGATATTTCAAATTTAATAGATAGACTTGAAGATATGGTGACCACGGCCAAGAAGGTGCCCTTCGGAGCTGGGGTCATCATAAATGAGCAGAGGATATTCGAATTCGTTGATGAGATGAGGGCAAGTCTTCCCGACGAACTGAAGGAAGCAAGGTGGATAGTCAAAGAGAAGAATGAGATATTGGCCGAAGCCGAAAAGGAAGCCAATGCGATAATTGATGATGCCAAACGTAGAGCTCTGGATATGACTTCAGAGACAGAAATAGTCAAACTTTCCGAGGCTCAAGCAAGTGAGATAATTACAAGTGCTAAGGAAAAAGAGAGGGAGATAAGGCTGGGGGCCGAGGATTATGCCGATGAGATGCTGGCAAATCTCGAAGTCAATCTGGGTAAACTGCTATCGGCCGTACAAAGAGGCAGAGATAGGTTGCAGGGCAAAACGCAGCCACGAATATAG
- the rpmB gene encoding 50S ribosomal protein L28 — MSGKCQVCGKGPLFGKNVSHSHKKTLKVQRANVQTINVVEGKRTKKASVCTKCIKANKVTKA; from the coding sequence ATGTCTGGGAAGTGTCAGGTTTGCGGCAAGGGCCCGCTTTTTGGAAAGAATGTGAGTCACTCACACAAGAAGACCTTAAAGGTCCAGAGAGCTAACGTTCAGACCATCAATGTCGTAGAGGGAAAGAGGACCAAAAAGGCCAGCGTCTGCACCAAATGCATAAAGGCTAACAAGGTAACCAAGGCCTAG
- a CDS encoding DAK2 domain-containing protein, which produces MANSKEATILQIVEAALNALRCHEEEVNLLNVYPVPDGDTGSNMVHTMESVYEGLLVLKETDKGAAYKTMIEASLMGGRGNSGVILSQIIKGFCEVLADSEHLDSALISRALENSSKVAFKAIKKPAEGTILTVIKDMAKASRNHKGDDINSFLDFIIEAGRRSVARGPELLPVLKEAGVVDAGGWGLLVMASAVSSFVKGETEHEELIGRRLPKSTAIETSLTFTYCTELIVESEGLDASELEDVLAGLGDSLLVVGREGLAHVHIHTDCPGDVLNIATSAGTLLEVKINNMASEVKDRADLHGPEAGEIGIVAISSGEGIKKILMSLGALCVISGGQTMNVSVKDILAAAKDLNNSAIIILPGNKNIILAAERAADMCEKEAGVVPTKSAIESFSALLSFDPNLSLKENLAMMTDSILDVRTGELTRAVREAKTTACLVKKGNFLGLIDQEISVVGSSFLKTALALIDEMVDEDSESMIILFGQDIKEKERKVLIREASKRYKSL; this is translated from the coding sequence ATGGCAAATAGCAAAGAGGCGACCATTTTGCAGATCGTGGAAGCGGCCTTAAACGCTCTAAGGTGCCACGAAGAAGAGGTAAACCTCTTAAACGTCTATCCCGTGCCCGATGGAGATACTGGCAGCAACATGGTCCACACCATGGAATCGGTTTATGAGGGACTTCTCGTCCTAAAAGAGACCGACAAGGGAGCGGCCTACAAGACCATGATCGAGGCCTCTCTAATGGGGGGCAGGGGCAACTCCGGTGTTATATTATCCCAAATAATCAAAGGTTTTTGTGAGGTTCTGGCCGACTCGGAACACCTAGATTCCGCCCTCATCTCAAGGGCCCTTGAGAATTCATCCAAGGTGGCGTTCAAAGCGATAAAGAAGCCTGCCGAGGGAACCATTTTGACCGTAATCAAGGACATGGCCAAGGCATCTCGCAACCACAAAGGCGATGATATCAATTCGTTCCTCGATTTCATAATTGAAGCGGGCCGCAGGTCGGTTGCCAGAGGACCAGAACTTTTGCCCGTCCTGAAGGAAGCAGGCGTCGTCGACGCCGGAGGATGGGGCCTTTTGGTCATGGCAAGCGCGGTCAGCTCTTTCGTAAAAGGTGAGACCGAGCACGAAGAGCTGATAGGGCGAAGGCTTCCCAAGAGTACGGCCATAGAGACCTCGCTGACCTTTACCTACTGCACCGAGCTCATAGTCGAATCCGAGGGGCTGGACGCTTCCGAGCTCGAAGATGTTTTGGCGGGTCTTGGCGACTCCCTGCTTGTGGTCGGAAGAGAGGGACTCGCTCACGTTCATATCCATACCGATTGCCCCGGCGACGTCTTAAATATCGCCACAAGTGCCGGGACGCTTCTAGAAGTTAAGATAAACAATATGGCGAGCGAGGTGAAGGATAGAGCAGACCTCCATGGGCCTGAAGCGGGCGAAATCGGGATAGTTGCCATCTCCAGCGGAGAGGGGATAAAGAAGATACTGATGAGTCTTGGCGCTCTTTGCGTTATAAGCGGCGGCCAGACCATGAACGTCAGCGTCAAGGATATTCTGGCCGCCGCTAAAGATTTGAATAACTCTGCCATCATCATCTTGCCAGGCAATAAGAACATAATTTTGGCAGCCGAAAGGGCCGCTGACATGTGTGAAAAAGAGGCGGGGGTGGTTCCAACAAAATCTGCTATCGAGTCATTTTCAGCCCTGCTCTCATTCGATCCCAATCTAAGCCTCAAGGAGAATCTTGCCATGATGACCGATTCCATCTTAGACGTTAGAACGGGAGAGTTGACGCGGGCGGTCAGGGAGGCCAAGACGACAGCATGTCTTGTAAAGAAGGGCAATTTCTTGGGTCTGATAGATCAAGAGATCTCTGTGGTCGGTTCCTCATTCTTGAAGACGGCGCTCGCACTGATCGATGAAATGGTTGATGAGGATAGCGAGAGCATGATCATTCTTTTCGGCCAAGATATAAAGGAGAAGGAGAGAAAGGTCCTTATAAGAGAGGCGTCAAAGAGGTATAAATCTTTATAG
- the thiL gene encoding thiamine-phosphate kinase, which translates to MLIGDIGELGFLERISSRFSKDSDDVIISFGDDAAVIEPKKDKYIAMTTDMLIEGVHFDLSFMSPFDLGRKAILVNVSDIAAMAGNPAYALVSLGLTKGCDLEFLNQLYDGLFTAAKEYDLKILGGDTVSSPGAITINVTLIGTVEPALLTRRSGAKVGDAILVTGTLGNSAAGLFALKNRLDSPKEMILRHIKPTPRVKEATVAASVGINALEDISDGLASEINHISKESGVGAILFEDLLPISENLKRFSKENNQNVIDFALYGGEDYELVFTASSDLADEIIEDIKAKTKTDVNVIGEIVESAEGVNLITVKGEKFPIKFGYDHFKK; encoded by the coding sequence ATGTTGATCGGTGATATTGGAGAACTCGGATTTCTAGAGCGGATTTCATCAAGATTCTCGAAAGACTCTGATGACGTCATAATCTCTTTTGGAGATGACGCGGCTGTCATCGAACCCAAAAAGGATAAATATATCGCCATGACGACCGACATGCTCATCGAGGGCGTTCACTTCGATCTCTCCTTCATGTCTCCCTTCGATCTTGGACGCAAAGCCATCTTGGTCAATGTCAGCGACATCGCAGCCATGGCCGGGAATCCAGCATACGCCCTTGTTTCATTGGGTTTAACCAAGGGTTGCGACCTTGAATTCTTAAATCAGCTTTACGATGGTCTCTTTACGGCGGCCAAAGAATACGATCTCAAAATTTTGGGCGGAGATACGGTGAGCTCGCCAGGTGCTATCACGATCAACGTCACTCTTATCGGCACGGTTGAGCCCGCCCTCTTGACGCGGAGAAGCGGGGCTAAAGTTGGCGATGCGATTCTGGTGACCGGAACTTTGGGTAATTCCGCGGCCGGCCTTTTCGCCTTAAAGAATAGACTTGATTCTCCCAAGGAGATGATCCTAAGACACATTAAGCCTACCCCCAGGGTCAAAGAGGCGACTGTGGCCGCATCGGTCGGGATCAACGCCCTTGAGGACATCAGCGATGGGCTGGCCAGCGAGATAAACCACATCTCAAAAGAGAGTGGCGTTGGGGCCATTCTCTTTGAAGACCTCCTTCCCATAAGCGAAAACTTGAAAAGGTTCTCAAAGGAAAATAATCAGAATGTCATTGACTTTGCCCTATATGGCGGGGAGGATTATGAGCTGGTCTTTACGGCTTCTTCAGACCTTGCTGATGAGATCATCGAGGACATCAAGGCGAAGACCAAGACAGATGTGAACGTAATCGGCGAAATCGTCGAATCGGCCGAAGGCGTAAACTTGATCACAGTTAAGGGCGAGAAATTTCCCATCAAATTCGGCTACGACCACTTTAAGAAGTAG
- the rpmF gene encoding 50S ribosomal protein L32, which translates to MAVPKRKKSRAKRDSRRSQHNNAKAALTMECPQCHQPKLPHHVCKECGYYDGKKAIEV; encoded by the coding sequence GTGGCTGTACCAAAAAGGAAAAAATCCAGGGCAAAACGCGACTCGAGGCGCTCACAACATAATAACGCTAAGGCTGCTTTGACGATGGAATGTCCACAATGTCATCAGCCGAAGTTGCCGCATCATGTCTGCAAAGAGTGCGGTTATTATGATGGCAAAAAAGCGATAGAGGTATAG
- the plsX gene encoding phosphate acyltransferase PlsX, whose product MSDPKIRIAIDAMGGDFAPLEVVKGSFLAALESDVEIILVGKEDELKGEFDKYDPNPALIILNASSTVEMGESPAGAIKAKPDSSVSLAAKLVLDGGADAFISFGNTGAAMSAAFLHIGRISGVLRPAIAVTLPTAKGASVLLDAGANTDCKPDVLKQFAVMGSAYAKAMLGLKSPTIGLLNVGEEASKGSERLKEAHALMSGVEGFYGNIEGDDIAKGTVDVIVCDGQTGNIVLKLIEGLSSEIFSKFRIAMSSSLAARLAGLLLKKSFKDLKRELDYEEYGGAILLGINGVAIVGHGKSKAKAVKNGILVAAKIASKNMLADIEQHL is encoded by the coding sequence GTGTCTGACCCAAAGATCAGAATAGCCATAGATGCGATGGGAGGAGATTTTGCTCCCCTCGAAGTCGTAAAGGGCTCTTTTCTGGCAGCCCTTGAAAGCGACGTTGAAATAATATTAGTCGGCAAAGAAGATGAGCTCAAGGGTGAATTTGATAAGTATGACCCCAATCCCGCTCTTATCATCCTAAATGCTTCCTCCACGGTTGAGATGGGTGAATCGCCGGCAGGCGCCATAAAAGCAAAGCCGGATTCTTCAGTATCTCTTGCAGCCAAACTGGTCTTAGACGGAGGCGCCGATGCCTTCATCTCTTTTGGCAACACCGGCGCGGCCATGAGCGCGGCCTTCCTTCACATCGGTCGGATCAGCGGCGTCTTAAGACCGGCCATAGCCGTAACTTTGCCGACGGCCAAGGGAGCTTCGGTTCTTTTGGACGCTGGGGCCAATACCGACTGTAAGCCGGATGTCTTGAAACAATTTGCCGTCATGGGATCGGCCTATGCGAAAGCTATGCTGGGCCTCAAGAGTCCCACCATCGGTCTCTTGAATGTGGGCGAGGAGGCCAGCAAGGGAAGCGAGAGGTTAAAGGAGGCCCATGCCCTCATGTCCGGCGTGGAAGGATTTTACGGCAACATCGAGGGAGACGATATAGCTAAGGGAACCGTCGATGTCATAGTCTGTGACGGTCAGACCGGCAACATCGTCTTGAAACTCATAGAGGGCCTGTCAAGCGAGATATTTTCCAAGTTCAGGATAGCTATGTCATCTTCCCTTGCGGCTAGGCTCGCCGGGCTGCTCCTTAAAAAATCTTTCAAAGATCTAAAGAGAGAACTAGATTACGAAGAGTACGGTGGGGCCATACTTCTTGGCATAAACGGTGTTGCCATAGTGGGCCACGGAAAATCCAAGGCCAAGGCCGTCAAGAACGGTATTTTAGTGGCGGCTAAAATCGCTTCCAAGAATATGTTAGCCGATATAGAGCAGCACCTTTAG
- a CDS encoding Asp23/Gls24 family envelope stress response protein, whose translation MDDEIVPLGGISVSNDAVVDMVHSIISQSYGADGTSPLRWFKGFFGMLNTDFFKKGIRAKTVGSKVIIDLDLVIEEGVNPSEVASALADRIEYELDKYLSVDVGEVNIHLKDISRD comes from the coding sequence ATGGATGATGAAATTGTGCCTCTTGGAGGAATCAGCGTCTCGAACGACGCGGTAGTGGATATGGTCCATTCGATCATTTCACAGAGCTATGGGGCGGACGGGACGTCGCCTTTAAGGTGGTTTAAGGGGTTCTTTGGGATGCTCAACACCGACTTCTTTAAAAAGGGGATCCGAGCTAAAACCGTTGGATCCAAAGTGATCATCGATCTTGACCTCGTCATTGAAGAGGGAGTCAACCCTTCAGAGGTGGCAAGCGCCCTTGCAGATCGGATCGAATATGAGCTTGATAAGTATTTGAGCGTTGACGTCGGCGAGGTAAACATCCACCTCAAAGATATATCAAGAGACTGA
- the recG gene encoding ATP-dependent DNA helicase RecG, whose translation MIKADRETKKPPRRLQLMDPITDLLGVGEALAKKLMKLGINRAFDLLHHYPARYLDFSKIQKIDQLRVGEEVTVIGRIKEINKSSPRLNLKILKVGIFDETGYIFAIWFNQDYIAKRLKKEDTIAISGKVASKFGVLQIQNPYYDIIEDDFLSHNPINTAAIIPVHSASMEISPARIRRLVSNLLNALGKIDDYLPSKLRKRFALCGLDFAIKEIHFPSSAESIEKARARLLFDELFLLQLGLIFRKNRLQAASKGIVHKIDEDLLHDFFENLPFTLTGDQLKAIEEIKADMARPTAMNRLLQGEVGSGKTMVALATLMVAVKNGYQGAMMAPTEVLAKQHHKNLSTILSGLGIKSDCLTGSLSSNEKTALKEEISSGVTDIVFGTHALIQEDVSFAALGAIVVDEQHRFGVEQRLALKGKGSHPDVLIMTATPIPRSLSLTLYGDLDVSSIRERPKGRAVSSCVETYVVSERQRERAYKKIIEEIKKGSQAYIICPLIEESDKLALKSVKDEVEKLKKDIFSAYRVGVIHGRLKPQEKDGVMEEFKKGQIDILISTTVIEVGIDVPNATVILIEDADRFGLSQLHQLRGRIGRGKEKSFCILFAKLDTDESRARMKAIKELTDGFTLAEQDLIIRGQGEIFGTRQSGLPDLKLASLPKDYELLKMVRSEAARLIKEDPALTESENERILEAMKLRFFDKLAWLFIS comes from the coding sequence GTGATCAAAGCGGACAGAGAGACCAAAAAACCACCAAGGCGCCTCCAACTCATGGATCCGATAACAGATCTTTTAGGCGTCGGAGAAGCGTTGGCCAAAAAGCTTATGAAGCTCGGCATAAATAGAGCATTCGACCTCCTTCATCACTATCCGGCTCGCTATCTCGACTTCAGCAAGATTCAAAAGATAGATCAGTTACGAGTCGGGGAAGAGGTGACGGTGATCGGGAGAATCAAAGAGATAAACAAAAGCTCCCCCCGTTTGAATTTGAAAATTTTAAAGGTGGGAATCTTCGATGAGACCGGCTATATCTTTGCTATCTGGTTCAATCAAGACTACATCGCAAAGAGATTGAAAAAGGAAGACACCATCGCCATAAGCGGCAAGGTTGCAAGCAAGTTTGGAGTTTTGCAGATTCAAAATCCCTACTACGATATAATCGAGGACGATTTTTTATCTCACAATCCCATAAATACGGCGGCAATAATACCGGTCCACAGCGCCTCGATGGAGATTTCGCCTGCCAGGATAAGGCGCTTGGTGAGCAATCTTTTAAATGCCTTGGGCAAAATTGATGACTATTTGCCATCAAAGCTAAGGAAACGCTTTGCACTCTGCGGGCTCGATTTTGCGATCAAGGAGATCCATTTTCCCTCCTCGGCCGAGTCGATAGAGAAGGCGAGAGCAAGGCTCCTCTTCGATGAGCTATTCCTCTTGCAGCTCGGACTCATCTTCAGAAAGAATCGACTCCAAGCGGCATCAAAGGGAATCGTCCACAAAATAGATGAGGATTTGCTGCACGATTTTTTCGAAAACCTCCCCTTTACGCTCACAGGAGATCAACTTAAGGCCATTGAAGAGATCAAAGCAGATATGGCGAGGCCAACTGCCATGAATCGTCTTTTGCAGGGTGAGGTCGGATCGGGCAAAACGATGGTTGCCCTGGCTACCCTCATGGTCGCGGTCAAAAACGGCTACCAAGGTGCCATGATGGCTCCAACCGAAGTTTTGGCCAAACAACATCATAAGAACCTATCGACAATCCTAAGCGGACTTGGGATAAAATCTGACTGTCTTACGGGGAGTCTTAGTTCAAACGAGAAGACGGCATTGAAGGAGGAGATATCCTCCGGGGTCACGGATATCGTCTTTGGGACGCACGCCCTAATCCAGGAGGACGTCAGTTTTGCCGCTCTCGGAGCGATAGTCGTAGACGAGCAGCATAGATTCGGGGTCGAGCAGCGTCTGGCGTTGAAAGGTAAAGGATCTCATCCCGATGTCTTGATAATGACAGCCACCCCGATTCCACGGAGTCTCTCATTAACACTCTATGGCGATCTGGATGTTAGCTCGATAAGGGAGCGGCCGAAGGGGCGGGCCGTCTCCTCATGTGTAGAGACCTATGTAGTAAGCGAGAGACAAAGGGAGAGAGCTTATAAAAAGATCATCGAAGAGATAAAGAAGGGAAGCCAAGCCTACATAATCTGTCCTCTCATCGAGGAGTCGGATAAGCTCGCCTTAAAATCCGTCAAAGATGAGGTCGAAAAGCTTAAGAAAGATATCTTTTCAGCCTATCGCGTCGGGGTTATTCATGGTCGCCTAAAGCCCCAAGAGAAGGATGGGGTGATGGAGGAGTTTAAAAAGGGTCAGATCGACATTTTGATATCAACGACCGTCATCGAAGTAGGCATCGACGTTCCAAACGCCACGGTCATCTTGATAGAGGACGCCGATCGCTTTGGTCTTTCTCAGCTCCATCAACTCAGGGGAAGGATCGGTCGCGGCAAAGAGAAGTCTTTCTGTATCCTATTTGCCAAACTCGATACGGATGAATCCAGAGCCAGGATGAAGGCGATAAAGGAGCTGACCGACGGCTTTACCCTGGCGGAACAGGATCTTATAATTAGGGGTCAAGGGGAGATATTCGGGACTAGGCAGTCGGGACTGCCCGATCTTAAGCTCGCCTCGCTTCCTAAAGATTATGAGCTTTTGAAAATGGTTAGAAGCGAAGCCGCCCGGCTCATCAAGGAGGATCCCGCCTTAACCGAATCCGAAAATGAGCGCATATTGGAGGCAATGAAGCTTAGGTTCTTCGATAAGCTCGCTTGGTTGTTCATAAGTTAG